DNA from Paraburkholderia sp. ZP32-5:
GACGCCTGCAAGCGACGCTGACACTCGACCATCTGACCGAAGAGGAGTTGATCGCCCATGCGACCGGCACCCACTGAGACCGTGCAAAGCGGCCGCGCGCTGCGCGTCGCGCGGCGCCTTTATACGCTCGGGCCGCTGGTCGGGCTGATTCTGCTGTGCATCGTCGGCACCTTGCTGAATCGCGACTTCGCGACGCTCGACAACCTGATGAACGTGCTCACGCGCACGTCGTTCATCGGCATCATCGCGGTCGGCATGACCTTCGTGATCATTTCGGGCGGCATCGATCTGTCGGTCGGCTCGATGGCCGCGCTGATCGCGGGCAGCATGATCTGGCTGATGAACGGCCTGGCCGCGGGCGCGGCCGGCCACGCGCTGCCGCCGCTCGCGATCGTCGCGATCGGCATCGTCGCGGCACTCGTGCTCGGCGCGGTATTCGGTTGCGCGCATGGCCTGCTGATTACCAAGGGGCGCATCGAGCCGTTCATCGTGACGCTCGGCACGCTGGGGATCTTTCGCGCGGTGCTGACGTGGCTCGCCGATGGCGGTGCGCTGACGCTCAACGATTCGCTGTCCGATCTCTACGGTCCGGTGTATTACGCGAGTCTGTTCGGCGTACCCGTGCCGATCTGGGTATTTCTGGTGGTCGCCGCGGGCGGCGCGCTGATCCTGAATCGCACCGCGTTCGGCCGGCATGTACAGGCAATCGGTTCGAACGAGCAGGTCGCGCGCTATGCGGCGATTCGCGTCGATACCGTGAAGATCGTCACGTATGTGCTGGTCGGCATCTGCGTCGGCGTCGCGACCGTGCTGTACGTGCCGCGGCTCGGTTCGGCCACGCCGACCACGGGGCTGTTGTGGGAACTGGAGGCGATCGCGGCGGTGGTGGTCGGCGGCACTGCGCTGAGGGGCGGCGAGGGGCGCGTGGTCGGCACGGTGATCGGCGCGATCCTGCTGTCGGTGATCGCGAACATCCTGAACCTGACCAGCATCATCAGCGTGTATCTGAACGCGGCGGT
Protein-coding regions in this window:
- a CDS encoding ABC transporter permease, which translates into the protein MRPAPTETVQSGRALRVARRLYTLGPLVGLILLCIVGTLLNRDFATLDNLMNVLTRTSFIGIIAVGMTFVIISGGIDLSVGSMAALIAGSMIWLMNGLAAGAAGHALPPLAIVAIGIVAALVLGAVFGCAHGLLITKGRIEPFIVTLGTLGIFRAVLTWLADGGALTLNDSLSDLYGPVYYASLFGVPVPIWVFLVVAAGGALILNRTAFGRHVQAIGSNEQVARYAAIRVDTVKIVTYVLVGICVGVATVLYVPRLGSATPTTGLLWELEAIAAVVVGGTALRGGEGRVVGTVIGAILLSVIANILNLTSIISVYLNAAVQGVVIIFVAFVQRGRR